GTGGTTTTGGTAAAAAAACAGGGATATATGGTCTTAATGAGGAAAGTGGGTTAGTTAGGGATCTTAATAGGTGGTCGAATCTTTCAAAATATTCTATTTCAATTGGTCAGGAAATTTTGGTTACACCTATTCAGATTTTGAGATTTTATGCAGCCATAGCAAATGGTGGACTATTGATGAAACCTAAGATAATTAAGGCGTTAGAGGGCAGGAAAAAGTATTTAGACACTGAATATAGAAGGATTTTTTCTACTAATACATCAAATATAATGAAGTCAATATTAAGAAATGTTGTATTAGAAGGAACAGGGAGTAATGCTAAATTAAAGTATTTAGATATATCGGGAAAAACTGGTACAGCACAAAAATTTAATATCCATAATAATAGTTATTCCACTAAAGATTATATTGCATCTTTTGTTGGTTATTTTCCTTTAATAAACCCTGAGTATGCTATGATAGTTTTATATGATTCTCCAAAGAAATCGATTTATGGTGGTTCTACTGCTGCAGTGACCTTTAGAAAGATTGCTGAGCAAATTGCAATATACAAACATTTAGGCAATAAAAATATTGTGGCTTTGAGATGAAAATAAGAGAGATGCTAAAGGGAGTGACAATTAAAGCTATTAGCGATAACAATCTTTTAGGTATTGATGTGGATGATATCACATTTAATACAAATGATATAAAAGAGAATTCTTTGTGTGTTCTTTATAAGGGAACAAACGTTGATTCTCATCAATTTGTAGAAGAATTCTATAAAAGTGGGAAAATAATTGCTTTTGTCTGTGAAAAGAGTATCAATGGATACCCCTATATACTTGTTGAAGATGCTAAAAAGGCGCTAGCACTGATATGCAAGAACTATTTTAGTGTAGATGAGAGCGACTTTGTCTCTGTAGGGATCACAGGTACTAATGGAAAAACAACAATCACATATCTTCTTTCAAGTATATTAGAAGAATACGGCGAAAAATATGCTAGAATTGGCACCGTTAATTATACTATAGATGATGAGGTTATAGAAAGTTCAACTACTACTCCATCTTCATATGAGTTTTTCTCCTGTCTAAAAAAAGCCAAAGATAAAAAAATAAAGTATATTTTAACAGAGGTTTCATCTCATGCATTGAAACAATATAGGTTATATGGTTTTAAATTTGATATATCAGTATTTACAAATTTAACAGGTGATCATTTAGATTACCACTATGATATGGAGGATTATTTTAGAGCTAAAAGACAACTATTTACAAATAAATATTCGAAAAGTGGGGTTATTAATATAGATGATATTTATGGATTTAGGTTGTATAAAAATGTAAAGATAAAAAAATATACATATTCCTTTGATAAGGGCGCAGACCTTTATGTGTCAAAATCTAAATTCTCTTTAGAATTAACTAAGGCAAAGTTAGTTTTATTTGGTAAATCTATTAATGTAGAGTCTAATTTAATAGGAAGACATAATCTTTATAATATAATGGCAGCAATATTAACTGCCACAAACTTGAATATACCGTTAGGTGTTATAATCAAGGGGGTAAAAAGGCAGAATAATATACCTGGAAGGCTAGAAAAAATTGTAGATAATGGTATCTATTATTTTGTTGATTATGCTCACACTGATGATGCATTAAAAAATGTACTATCTACATTAAAGGGTTTTAAAAAAAATAGGCTAATTTTAGTTTTTGGATGTGGCGGCAATAGAGATAAAATGAAAAGGCCCAGAATGGGTAAAATTGCAAGCGAATTTGCTGATATAATCATTGTTACAAATGATAACCCCAGGAATGAGAATCCAGATGAAATAATAAATGATATACGTAAAGGTATAAATAATAAAAAGAGTGTAATAGTTGAAAAAGACAGAAGAAAGGCAATCTTTATAGCTTATTCACTAGCTAAAAGAGGAGATATAGTATTAATCGCTGGTAAAGGCCATGAAAATTATCAGATTGTTAAAGATAAGAAAGTTTTTTTTGATGATAGATTAATGTTAAGAGATATATTAGGTGAGAATATTGATGAACGTGCTATTAGAGGATATTGAAGGTTTAATTACTTATAATAATTTAAATAATTTACTGAATTATAAAAAGATTACTATGGATAGTAGATGTGTAGAGAAAAATGATGTCTTTGTGGCAATTAAGGGGAATCGTTTAAATGGAAATGATTTTGCAGTTGATGCATTAGAGAGGGGAGCTAGTTTTGTGATATTAGATGACAGGGATGCTTATAGAAAAGTTAATGGAGCTAAAATATTAGTAGAGGATTCATTGAGAGCATTAAAAAGTATTGGAAAACAAAAATTGAAACAATATAAGGGGAAGATTATAGCTATAACTGGTTCTGCAGGAAAAACTACAACAAAGGAGTTGTTATCTTTAATTTTAGGAGTCAAATATAGGGTTTATAAATCCTATAAAAATTATAACAACCTCTTAGGTACTTATCTGAATGCAGCTAATCTTGATATTGAGTCAGATTTTGCAATTTTTGAGATTGCAACAAATAGTTTTGGGGAGATTGAACAGCTTTCTAATTATATAAGACCTGATCTAGCTATTATTACTAACATAGGCTTTTCCCATATAGGTAACTTTAAGAATGAAGATTTATTAGCTAGGGAAAAGTTATCTATTGCGAAACCTGATTCCGTTAAAACTTTATGGACCGAATATAATTTATATAAGAGATATAGGGAGTTGATTAATAAAGATTTATCAATTTTTACATTTACAAACAATTATAAGGATAATGCATATATTAGATTACTGGATTATTATATTAAAGAAAACCATATAAGTTATTTAGTAAATATATCTGATTATACTTTTGATTTTTCTTTAAGGCATATATATAAACAATTCGTCTTTGATAGTCTAGCCCCAATTGGAATTGCCTTTAACAACCAAATTAATAAAAAAGATATTAATAATGCCTTATCTTGTTTTAAAGCCCTTGATGGTAGAGGTGATATTATAAAAAGTGGTGGAATAAAAATCATAGATGATACATATAATGCTTCCTTTGACTCTATAGTAACTTCTATTGATTCTTTAGATGAGATTGAAAATGTCAATAAAATATTCGTACTTGGTGAAATGGCGGAGATAGATGGTTATGAAGATTGTTTGTATAATAGACTATACGAAATAGTAAAAAATAAGAAAAATATAAGTTTTGTGTTGGTGGGCAATAATTACTTAAAATTTAGGGATCTTATAAATGTTCAATATTGTGATGAAAAGAATAGAGCTATTAGTAAGGTCGAAGGCTTATTAACACATACTAAAACTACATATATAGTGATTAAAGCTTCAAGAAGAGAAAGTTTTGATACACTTATTGGGCCGTTAAAGTCATTAGGGGAGAAAGTAAATGTTGTATAATTTGCTTTATCCATTATCAGACTATTATAGTATTTTTAATATATTTAGATATATAACATTTAGGACTGTTTATGCCATAATAACTGCATTTGTACTGGC
The Deferribacterota bacterium genome window above contains:
- a CDS encoding penicillin-binding transpeptidase domain-containing protein, translating into LVDNGLINEHERIDCENGSYRISGNIFNDVEPHGSLNIYDVVVESSNIGMVKLAKRIQPIKLYNYLKICGFGKKTGIYGLNEESGLVRDLNRWSNLSKYSISIGQEILVTPIQILRFYAAIANGGLLMKPKIIKALEGRKKYLDTEYRRIFSTNTSNIMKSILRNVVLEGTGSNAKLKYLDISGKTGTAQKFNIHNNSYSTKDYIASFVGYFPLINPEYAMIVLYDSPKKSIYGGSTAAVTFRKIAEQIAIYKHLGNKNIVALR
- a CDS encoding UDP-N-acetylmuramoyl-L-alanyl-D-glutamate--2,6-diaminopimelate ligase; translation: MKIREMLKGVTIKAISDNNLLGIDVDDITFNTNDIKENSLCVLYKGTNVDSHQFVEEFYKSGKIIAFVCEKSINGYPYILVEDAKKALALICKNYFSVDESDFVSVGITGTNGKTTITYLLSSILEEYGEKYARIGTVNYTIDDEVIESSTTTPSSYEFFSCLKKAKDKKIKYILTEVSSHALKQYRLYGFKFDISVFTNLTGDHLDYHYDMEDYFRAKRQLFTNKYSKSGVINIDDIYGFRLYKNVKIKKYTYSFDKGADLYVSKSKFSLELTKAKLVLFGKSINVESNLIGRHNLYNIMAAILTATNLNIPLGVIIKGVKRQNNIPGRLEKIVDNGIYYFVDYAHTDDALKNVLSTLKGFKKNRLILVFGCGGNRDKMKRPRMGKIASEFADIIIVTNDNPRNENPDEIINDIRKGINNKKSVIVEKDRRKAIFIAYSLAKRGDIVLIAGKGHENYQIVKDKKVFFDDRLMLRDILGENIDERAIRGY
- the murF gene encoding UDP-N-acetylmuramoyl-tripeptide--D-alanyl-D-alanine ligase, producing MNVLLEDIEGLITYNNLNNLLNYKKITMDSRCVEKNDVFVAIKGNRLNGNDFAVDALERGASFVILDDRDAYRKVNGAKILVEDSLRALKSIGKQKLKQYKGKIIAITGSAGKTTTKELLSLILGVKYRVYKSYKNYNNLLGTYLNAANLDIESDFAIFEIATNSFGEIEQLSNYIRPDLAIITNIGFSHIGNFKNEDLLAREKLSIAKPDSVKTLWTEYNLYKRYRELINKDLSIFTFTNNYKDNAYIRLLDYYIKENHISYLVNISDYTFDFSLRHIYKQFVFDSLAPIGIAFNNQINKKDINNALSCFKALDGRGDIIKSGGIKIIDDTYNASFDSIVTSIDSLDEIENVNKIFVLGEMAEIDGYEDCLYNRLYEIVKNKKNISFVLVGNNYLKFRDLINVQYCDEKNRAISKVEGLLTHTKTTYIVIKASRRESFDTLIGPLKSLGEKVNVV